A genome region from Coffea arabica cultivar ET-39 chromosome 7e, Coffea Arabica ET-39 HiFi, whole genome shotgun sequence includes the following:
- the LOC140011344 gene encoding uncharacterized protein, whose protein sequence is MPLEPQGPHYYSITEPFNMDTATQGKAEAGESSASIDKNLLKQLDRFEEFIRKSQGLNKQGGLDYSELCLFPDMQLPMGFKTPKFSKYDGTGNPKTHPRMFANKLGKPINDENLPVRLFPESLEGDALDWYSNLKPEDMRTWVDLSTAFVRQYEYNCELAPMRATLEGTKRKPSEDHKTCARRWRKLAAKVEPPMTENDISALIILELPGIPPMIVGH, encoded by the exons ATGCCACTCGAACCTCAGGGACCACATTATTACTCCATCACTGAGCCATTTAACATGGATACCGCCACCCAAGGGAAAGCAGAAGCTGGGGAGTCATCCGCGTCGATAGATAAGAATTTGCTAAAGCAATTGGATCGGTTTGAGGAGTTCATaaggaaaagccaaggtttgaacaaacaaggaggTCTGGACTACAGCGAGCTGTGCCTATTTCCGGATATGCAATTGCCCATGGGTTTCAAAACGCCCAAGTTTAGCAAGTATGACGGAACAGGCAACCCTAAGACGCATCCCCgaatgtttgccaacaagttgggcaagCCAATAAATGATGAAAACTTGCCAGTTCGGTTATTCCCCGAGAGCTTAGAAGGCGATGCACTAGACTGGTATTCCAATTTAAAGCCTGAAGATATGAGGACATGGGTGGATTTATCAACTGCATTTGTAAGACAATACGAGTACAATTGTGAGCTTGCTCCAATGAGGGCCACACTTGAGGGGACTAAAAGAAAGCCATCTGAGGATCACAAGACGTGTGCAAGGAGATGGAGAAAATTGGCAGCCAAAGTGGAGCCTCCCATGACTGAAAATGATATT TCTGCgcttatcattctggagctccCGGGCATTCCACCAATGATTGTCGGGCATTGA